In one window of Vanrija pseudolonga chromosome 5, complete sequence DNA:
- the nhm1 gene encoding m7GpppX diphosphatase, whose amino-acid sequence MSDTDADLKPCDLATLATFEFERVLMESTTTGSVYLLGKLHGEQAIIHVQRTAIASDSAPVLVKTGLENVNVFLENRPYFSANALLTRTADSLPDLALKVIWPATEVHVKKYTAQARRVLRETPAAYASVVAPYIASFPPDRLEWVYAILEGRKEADRVLFRDEDAATGFVLTPDLKWDGVTLNALYLTALVQTREIRSIRDLKREHIPLLQRIETQAYATAAEKYGVERGQLRLFVHYQPSYYHFHVHIVHVQHEIMAGMAVGQAHMLADVINWLELSPPSPAPSLLAQMTFNYALGTEHGLYAGLSAVQDDA is encoded by the exons ATGagcgacaccgacgccgacctcaagcCATGCGACCTGGCCACGCTCGCAACGTTCGAGTTTGAGCGAGTGCTCATGGAGA GCACGACGACCGGCTCGGTctacctcctcggcaagctgcacggcgagcaggcgATAATCCACGTGCAGCGCACGGCGAtcgcgtccgactcggcgccggtgctcgTCAAGACGGGCTTGGAGAACGTCAACGTGTTCCTCGAGAACCGGCCT TACTTCTCCGCCAACGCGCTGCTCACACGCACGGCCGACTCGCTCCCCGACCTAGCGCTCAAGGTCATCTGGCCCGCGACCGAGGTACATGTGAAGAAGTACACTgcgcaggcgcggcgcgtgctgcGCGAAACGCCGGCAGCGTACGcgtccgtcgtcgcgccgtacATTGCCAGCTTTCCGCCCGATAGGCTGGAATGGGTGTACGCCATCCTCGAGGGCCGCAAGGAGGCCGACCGCGTGCTCttccgcgacgaggacgccgcgacgGGATTCGTGCTCACGCCAGACTTGAAGTGGGACGGCGTGACGCTTAACGCATTGTACCTCACTGCACTGGTGCAGACGCGCGAGATCCGGAGTATTCGCGATCTTAAGCGCGAGCACATCCCGCTCCTCCAGCGCATCGAGACACAGGCGTACGCTACCGCTGCGGAGAAGTACGGCGTGGAAAGGGGCCAGCTCAGGCTGTTCGTGCACTACCAGCCAAGCTACT ACCACTTCCACGTCCACATCGTCCACGTCCAGCACGAGATCATGGCCGGCATGGCCGTCGGCCAGGCGCACATGCTCGCGGACGTCATCAACTGG ctcgagctctcgccgccgtcgccggcgccaagcctcctcgcgcagaTGACGTTCAACTACGCCCTTGGGACAGAGCACGGGCTGTATGCCGGCCTCAGCGCGGTACAGGACGATGCGTAG
- the malA gene encoding NADP-dependent malic enzyme: MIIARAQSARTLLRTHTSCPLPTTTTATLIVSRQYHSPVKTTAMTTSHKLSAHLPNGANGAGPSPPLTPKSNSIPLGRGVALARPKITREQSLLRLQQQLRDTPSPLNKHGLLSRVRQQDPELFFSAIQADLVNLAPIVYTPTVGEACQKYSHVYGGPEGLYLSIEDQNQLPTILAEYAATLKHQPQIIVVTDGSRILGLGDLGLGGMGISVGKLNLYVAGGGLDPAGTLPVVLDMGTNTESIRNDPLYLGLKKPRVGLDEASVFMEKFMEAAANAFPNTVIQHEDFYSEAAFAFLDKYQNTHRMFNDDIQGTGSVILGGFIKAARQASKASGRPLTDHKVVFLGGGSAAVGVAKEMMNFFKMQGLSEDEARDRFWLIDTKGLITSTRYDVVAGKLAAHKEYFIRKDTEGKEYKTLQEVVDYVQPTALVGLSTTFGAFEEPVVRQLAATNEAPIIFPLSNPTSKCELSFEDALNWTDGRVLFASGSPYDPITYHGQLREPGQGNNFLVFPGIGLGALASGAKHITDEMITASAIALSEALTPEETEAGLLYPRLNRIREVSAKVAAGVVIAAQKAGEDTAIELRGLTEEQLIDELKKKQWSPYVDNSPSTTPRL; this comes from the exons ATGATCATTGCCAGAGCTCAGTCTGCTCGTACACTCCTGCGCACCCACACTTCTTGCCCCctacccaccaccaccacagccacGCTCATCGTATCCCGTCAATACCACTCACCAG TCAAGACCACCGCCATGACGACCTCGCACAAGCTCTCCGCCCACCTCCCAAATGGTGCCAACGGCGCTGGACCCTCGCCTCCCCTCACCCCCAAGTCAAATTCCATTC CTCTTGGCCGCGgtgtcgccctcgctcgccccaAGATCACCCGCGAGCAGTCGCTCCTCCGtctccagcagcagctccgcGACACCCCATCTCCTCTTAACAAGCACGGTCTCCTCTCGCGTGTCCGCCAGCAGGACCCCGAGCTCTTCTTCTCCGCCATTCAGGCCGATCTCGTCAACCT TGCCCCTATCGTCTACACCCCCACCGTTGGTGAGGCATGCCAGAAGTATTCTCATGTGTATGGTGGACCTGAGGGTCTCTATCTCTCTATCGAGGACCAG AACCAACTCCCTACTATCCTCGCCGAGTACGCTGCCACCCTGAAGCACCAGCCTCAGATCATTGTTGTGACCGACGGCTCGCGCATTCTGGGTCTTGGcgaccttggtctcggcggcatgggcatcTCGGTCGGCAAGCTCAACCTCTACGTTGCCGGCGGTGGTCTTGACCCCGCCGGAACCCtccccgtcgtcctcga CATGGGCACCAACACCGAGTCCATCAGGAATGACCCCCTCTACCTTGGTCTCAAGAAGCCCCGtgttggcctcgacgaggcctcGGTCTTCATGGAGAAGTTCAtggaggccgccgccaacgcctTCCCCAACACTGTCATCCAGCACGAGGACTT CTACTCTGAGGCCGCCTTTGCGTTCCTCGACAAGTACCAGAACACGCACCGCATGTTCAACGACGACATCCAGGG TACGGGTTCGGTTATCCTCGGTGGCTTCATCAAGGCTGCCAGGCAGGCCTCCAAGGCCTCCGGTAGGCCCCTCACCGACCACAAGGTCGTGTTCCTGGGTGGTGGCTCTGCCGCCGTCGG TGTCGCCAAGGAGATGATGAACTTCTTCAAGATGCAGGGTCtctccgaggacgaggcccGTGACCGCTTCTGGCTCATCGACACCAAGGGTCTCATCACCTCGACCCGTTACGACGTTGTCGCTGGCAAGCTCGCTGCCCACAAGGAGTACTTCATCCGCAAGGACACTGAGGGCAAGGAGTACAAGACCCTCcaggaggtcgtcgactACGTCCAGCCTACCGCCCTTGTTGGTCTCTCGACCACCTTTGGTGCCTTCGAGGAGCCCGTTGTCCGTCAGCTCGCTGCCACCAACGAGGCCCCCATCATCTTCCCCCTCTCCAACCCCACCTCCAAGTGCGAGCTTTCCTTCGAGGACGCCCTGAACTGGACCGACGGCCGTGTGCTCttcgcctcgggctcgccatATGACCCCATCACCTACCACGGCCAGCTCCGTGAGCCTGGACAGGGCAACAACTTCCTCGTGTTCCCCGGCATTGGTCTTGGTGCTCTTGCTTCGGGTGCCAAGCACATCACCGACGAGATGATCACCGCCTCGGCCATCGCCCTCTCAGAAGCCCTCACCCCCGAGGAGACCGAGGCTGGCCTTCTGTACCCCCGCCTCAACCGTATCCGCGAGGTTTCGGCCAAGGTTGCCGCTGGTGTTGTCATCGCTGCCCAGAAGGCTGGCGAGGACACTGCTATCGAGCTCCGCGGCCtcaccgaggagcagctcatCGACGAGCTGAAGAAGAAGCAGTGGAGCCCATATGTCGACAACTCTCCCTCGACCACCCCCCGCCTCTAA
- the creC gene encoding putative catabolite repression protein creC, with product MELYIPPPTSYLPRLPPPRPVLPTVPVVPPPDLPDVLTAPEGTYTLAKGTFPDVELPGPLPMDIGRPGLPVASGGIIGAGGFGMTSPGFVPMPTLSSPNIFAVSSGATLVNGQWQPGHPTRVNFADVWYPARVAGKDGGFGALVRLGLGKKAAETPQAQSSEAPPQLYDNEDEYSDSDTEMSSDDGHTPAAMHDSIVTPNAPNPNAPNAANNAKGKGGFGKSGSNNKKQDKDKSLSNARGGIITRVSPNLQLSSIMDEKGKNGGERVRWAFWNMGRLFCWAEEGGVTENLASVVFQVPPTAHAISQLTVGPERQDIVVGLETGDLVHLDFINDRTERFNVAGKLIKSAVTGVHFDPRGGDRFIASFADNSVAQFCLFAEEPNDAAWAHISALPRPWTNFFDSQTAAAARARTPGSQGSGAVANGDSHHEREQFLDKLLIWKNADWNLPADKKGEDRHPWAGKNPMAVYRLGCETELTAMAYSPDGRWLAVTTKDGLLRLIDNEEERVTDVFEPYFGSLNCVAWSPDSRFVAVGGQDDLVTVYSARESRLVARCQGHTGFVTCIAFDPTRRSEGRGYRFGSVGEDGKLLLWDFSAAALRKPRHHHSNSSHFRVQGAGSTASLTRSGTIIPVEPDGAFYHKSPPKSEVAMLQPVLARVVEGNLMTSVHMGPKTIATVSRAGSFKFWSRPPRVPRAKRTTKPGGKDEKKREHA from the exons ATGGAGCTCTACATCCCCCCACCGACAAGCTACCTCCCGCGGCTGCCTCCACCGCGGCCAGTCCTCCCCACTGTCCCTGTCGTGCCGCCTCCCGACCTCCCAGACGTCCTCACCGCGCCAGAGGGCACTTACACCCTCGCCAAGGGGACGTTCCCCGATGTCGAGCTGCCCGGCCCGTTGCCAATGGATATCGGCCGCCCCGGCCTGCCCgtcgcgagcggcggcatcatcggcgccggcggttTCGGCATGACGTCCCCCGGATTCGTGCCCATGCCGACACTGTCCTCGCCCAACATCTTCGCGGTCAGCTCGGGCGCGACCCTTGTCAACGGCCAGTGGCAACCTGGACACCCTACACGAGTCAACTTCGCCGACGTGTGGTACCCCGCGCGCGTggccggcaaggacggcggcttcggcgccctcgtccgACTTGGCCTGGGTAAgaaggcggccgagacgccgCAGGCTCAGAGCAGCGAGGCCCCGCCCCAGCTGTATgacaacgaggacgagtactCTGACTCGGACACGGAGatgtcgagcgacgacgggcacACGCCAGCGGCCATGCACGACTCCATCGTCACCCCCAACGCGCCCAACCCCAACGCCCCGAATGCTGCCAACaacgccaagggcaagggcggctTTGGCAAGAGCGGCTCCAACAACAAGAAgcaggacaaggacaagtcTCTGTCCAACGCCCGCGGTGGTATCATCACGCGCGTCTCGCCCAACCTCCAGCTGAGCTCCATCATGGacgagaagggcaagaaTGGAGGCGAGAGGGTCAGATGGGCGTTCTGGAACATGGGCAGACTGTTCTGCTGGGCAGAGGAGGGTGGTGTTACG GAAAACCTCGCCTCCGTCGTCTTCCAGGTCCCCCCTACGGCCCACGCCATCTCGCAGCTCACCGTCGGCCCTGAGCGTCAGGACattgtcgtcggcctcgaaACCGGCGACCTCGTGCATCTCGATTTTATCAACGACCGCACCGAGCGCTTCAACGTTGCG GGCAAGCTGATCAAGAGTGCCGTCACGGGCGTACACTTTGACCCTCGTGGAGGCGATCGTTTCATTGCGTCTTTTGCGGACAATTCGGTCGCTCAGTTTTGCCTGTTCGCTGAGGAGCCAAACGACGCAGCTTGGGCCCACATCAGCGCGCTACCGAGGCCGTGGACCAACTTCTTCGACTCCCAgactgcggctgcggcgcgcgcgaggactCCGGGTAGCCAGGGATCCGGCGCtgtcgccaacggcgactcgcaccacgagcgcgagcagttCCTCGACAAGCTTCTGATATGGAAGAACGCTGATTGGAATCTCCCGGCCgacaagaagggcgaggaccGGCACCCTTGGGCCGGCAAGAACCCCATGGCTGTCTACCGGCTTGGTTGCGAGACGGAGTTGACGGCCATGGCGTACTCGCCTGATGGACGGTGGTTGGCGGTCACGACCAAGGACGGATTGCTCCGCCTGATCGACaatgaggaggagcgcgttACCGATGTGTTCGAGCCCTACTTTGGCAGCCTCAACTGTGTCGCTTGGTCCCCAGACAGCCGCTTTGTTGCCGTTGGTGGACAGGATGACCTGGTGACGGTCTACTCGGCGCGTGAATCGCGTCTGGTTGCACGCTGCCAGGGCCACACTGGCTTCGTCACGTGTATTGCGTTTGacccgacgaggagaagcgaAGGACGTGGGTACCGCTTTGGCagtgtcggcgaggacggcaagtTGTTACTA TGGGACTTCTCTGCCGCCGCGTTGCGTAAGCCACGACACCACCACTCCAACTCGTCGCACTTCCGGGTACAGGGCGCTGGTTCGACCGCCTCTCTCACGCGGTCGGGCACCATCATCCCCGTCGAGCCCGATGGAGCATTCTACCACAAGTCGCCTCCCAAGTCCGAGGTTGCGATGCTGCAGCctgtgctcgcgcgcgtggtggaggGCAACCTCATGACGTCGGTGCACATGGGCCCCAAGACCATCGCGACTGTCTCAAGGGCGGGCAGCTTCAAGTTCTGgagccggccgccgcgggtgccgcgcgccaagcgcacGACCAAgcccggcggcaaggacgagaagaagCGGGAGCACGCGTAG
- the aphA_1 gene encoding Acid phosphatase codes for MSFKLAIAAFAALAVVTSAAPLASDNWPIAHEPGTIPTNKLEPLQQRVAYIDSTSISVSWNTYQQLPDAEAIVHYGTDPLNLDQVATSVQTTFQTSRTWSHHATITGLKPRTEYHYRVAHTNCFACQTLPTYTFTTPRPAGDISPYSVAIVGDMGLMGPDGLTNVTGKGAGGTLKSTETNAIQSLAQNLDAFDHIIHAGDLAYADYFLKESVQGFFGPAKILANAQASAIVDGYESLNEAFYDEITALTATKAYMVAVGNHESNCDNGGVTDKVNNITYTQSICMPGQVNFTAYAEHWNMPGKPGNTKNFWYSYDVGMTHYVVLDFETDLGVGIYGPDETGGTGKQMSGPRGAPGEQIAWLKADLEKVDRKKTPWVVAVGHRPWYVGIKDAICAPCQKAFEPIFYQYNVDLVFTGHDHIYSRSWPIWNNTVEQQGFNNPRAPVYITNGVGGHYDGLDTIDNPLPNTIAAGIGGVYGWSHLTFENCTHVKHDFIAAANSTVLDTFYLYREHPGCTNSPGGGQGGNGGNGGNGGNGGNGGNGGQGGNGGNGGNGGQGGNGGNGGNGGNGGNGNGGGNGGNGGQGGNGGNGNGGGNGGNGGQGGNGGNGGDSGCNEQ; via the exons ATGTCGTTCAAGCTCGCTATCGCCGCGTTTGCGGCCCTAGCCGTCGTCACTTCGGCCGCG CCCCTCGCGTCGGACAACTGGCCCATCGCCCATGAGCCGGGAACCATCCCCACCAACAAGCTCGAGCCGCTCCAGCAGCGTGTTGCCTACATCGACTCGACCTCCATCTCGGTATCGTGGAACACGTACCAGCAgctccccgacgccgaggccatcgTCCACTACGGCACCGACccgctcaacctcgaccaggTCGCCACGTCCGTCCAGACCACGTTCCAGACCAGCCGCACCTGGAGCCACCATGCCACCATCACCGGCCTCAAGCCCAGGACCGAGTACCACTACCGCGTGGCGCACACCAACTGCTTTGCG TGCCAAACCCT CCCCACTTACACCTTCACCACCCCCCGCCCTGCCGGTGACATCTCGCCCTAC tccgtcgccatcgtcggcgACATGGGTCTCATGGGCCCCGACGGTCTCACCAACGTCACTGGCAAGGGTGCTGGCGGTACCCTGAAGTCGACTGAGAC CAACGCCATCCAGTCGCTCGCCCAGAACCTCGACGCCTTCGACCACATCATCCACGCCGGTGACCTTGC CTACGCCGACTACTTCCTCAAGGAGTCGGTCCAGGGCTTCTTCGGCCCTGCCAAgatcctcgccaacgcccagGCCAGCGCCATTGTCGACGGCTACGAGTCGCTCAACGAGGCCTTCTACGACGAGATCACCGCCCTCACCGCCACCAAGGCGTACatggtcgccgtcggcaaccACGAGTCCAACTGCGACAACGGCGGTGTCACCGACAAGGTCAACAACATCACCTACACCCAGTCGATCTGCATGCCCGGCCAGGTCAACTTCACCGCGTACGCCGAGCACTGGAACATGCCCGGCAAGCCCGGCAACACCAAGAACTTCTGGTACTCGTACGACGTCGGCATGACCCACtacgtcgtcctcgactttgagaccgacctcggcgtcggcatctaCGGCCCCGACGAGACTGGCGGCACTGGCAAGCAGATGTCTGGCCCCCGCGGTGCCCCCGGAGAGCAGATTGCCTggctcaaggccgacctcgagaaggTCGACCGCAAGAAGACCCCCtgggtcgtcgccgtcggccaccGCCCGTGGTACGTCGGAATCAAGGACGCCATCTGCGCGCCCTGCCAGAAGGCCTTTGAGCCCATCTTCTACCAGTAcaacgtcgacctcgtcttcaCCGGCCACGACCACATCTACTCGCGCTCGTGGCCCATCTGGAACA AcaccgtcgagcagcagggcTTCAACAACCCCCGTGCCCCCGTCTACATCACCAAcggtgtcggcggccacTACGACGGTCTCGACACCATCGACAACCCCCTCCCCAACACCATTGCTGCTGGTATTGGCGGCGTGTACGGCTGGTCGCACCTCACCTTTGAGAACTGCACCCACGTCAAGCACGACTTcatcgccgctgccaacTCGACCGTCCTCGACACCTTCTACCTCTACCGCGAGCACCCCGGCTGCACCAACTCCCCTGGCGGTGGCCAGGGCGGTAACGGTGGCAAcggtggcaacggcggcaacggcggcaacggcggtaACGGTGGCCAGGGAGGCAATGGCGGCAACGGTGGCAACGGTGGCCAGGGCGGtaacggcggcaacggtggcaatggtggcaacggcggcaacggcaacggcggtggcaacggcggcaacggtggcCAGGGTGGCAACGGTGGTAACGGCAACGGTGGCGGCAATGGTGGCAACGGTGGCCAGGGTGGTAACGGCGGTAACGGCGGTGACAGCGGCTGCAACGAGCAGTAA